A genome region from Prochlorococcus marinus CUG1417 includes the following:
- the dnaK gene encoding molecular chaperone DnaK, with amino-acid sequence MGKVVGIDLGTTNSCVAVMEGGKPTVIANAEGFRTTPSVVAYTKNQDQLVGQIAKRQAVMNPENTFYSAKRFVGRRVDEVNEESKEVSYSVEKSGSSVKLKCPILDKQFSPEEVSSQVLRKLADDAGKYLGDKVTQAVITVPAYFNDSQRQATKDAGKIAGLEVLRIVNEPTAAALAYGLDKENEKILVFDLGGGTFDVSVIEAGDGVTEVLSTSGDTHLGGDDFDRCIVDHLANTFKSNEGIDLRQDKQALQRLTEAAEKAKIELSNATQSEINLPFITATPEGPKHLDLNLTRAKFEELAASLIDRCKTPVERAISDAKISTSEIDEVVMVGGSSRIPAVLDLVKKIIGKEPNQTVNPDEVVAVGAAIQGGVLAGEVKDILLLDVTPLSLGVETLGGVMTKMINRNTTVPTKKSETYSTAVDGQTNVEIHVLQGEREMASDNKSLGTFRLDGIPSAPRGVPQIEVTFDIDANGILSVTAKDKGSGKEQSISITGASTLSDNEVEKMVKDAESNASADKEKREKIDLKNQAETLVYQTEKQLGELGDKIDAAAKSKVEEKSNALKEAISKEDYESMKKLLEELQQELYAVGSSVYQQPGNQPPSPGAAGGPDQSDSNEKGGDDVIDADFTETKD; translated from the coding sequence ATGGGTAAGGTTGTAGGAATTGATTTAGGAACAACTAATAGTTGTGTCGCTGTAATGGAAGGTGGTAAACCTACTGTAATAGCAAATGCCGAGGGTTTCAGAACCACTCCATCAGTTGTTGCATATACTAAAAATCAAGATCAACTTGTTGGACAAATAGCAAAAAGACAAGCTGTAATGAATCCTGAAAATACTTTTTATTCTGCAAAACGCTTTGTTGGGAGAAGGGTTGATGAAGTTAATGAAGAATCTAAAGAAGTTAGTTATTCTGTTGAAAAATCTGGTTCTAGTGTTAAATTGAAATGCCCTATTTTGGATAAACAGTTTTCTCCAGAAGAGGTCAGTTCTCAAGTTTTAAGAAAGTTAGCAGATGATGCGGGTAAATATCTTGGTGACAAAGTTACACAAGCTGTAATTACAGTTCCAGCTTATTTTAACGATTCCCAAAGACAGGCTACGAAAGATGCTGGAAAGATTGCAGGTTTAGAAGTCCTCCGAATTGTTAATGAACCAACTGCTGCGGCTTTAGCATATGGTTTGGATAAAGAAAATGAAAAAATTCTTGTTTTTGATTTAGGAGGAGGTACATTTGATGTCTCAGTTATTGAAGCTGGTGATGGAGTTACCGAGGTTTTGTCCACGTCTGGAGATACACATTTAGGTGGTGATGACTTTGATCGATGCATCGTAGATCACTTAGCTAATACTTTTAAATCAAATGAGGGAATTGATCTTAGACAAGATAAGCAAGCTTTGCAAAGATTGACTGAAGCTGCTGAAAAAGCGAAAATAGAACTCTCAAATGCTACACAAAGTGAAATAAATTTACCTTTTATTACGGCGACTCCCGAGGGACCAAAACATTTGGATCTGAACCTTACTAGAGCAAAGTTTGAGGAATTAGCAGCTTCTTTAATTGATAGGTGTAAGACCCCAGTTGAGAGAGCTATAAGTGACGCAAAAATTTCTACTAGTGAAATTGATGAAGTTGTTATGGTTGGAGGATCATCTAGAATTCCTGCTGTTTTAGATCTAGTTAAAAAAATAATTGGTAAAGAACCAAATCAAACTGTAAATCCTGATGAGGTAGTAGCTGTAGGAGCTGCAATTCAGGGAGGAGTTTTAGCAGGGGAGGTTAAAGATATATTGTTGCTCGACGTTACTCCACTTTCTTTAGGTGTAGAAACTTTAGGTGGAGTAATGACAAAAATGATAAATCGAAATACTACAGTACCTACAAAAAAATCTGAAACATATTCAACTGCTGTAGATGGTCAAACAAATGTTGAAATACACGTTTTACAGGGTGAGAGAGAAATGGCTTCTGATAACAAAAGCTTAGGAACCTTTAGATTGGATGGAATACCTTCAGCACCAAGGGGGGTACCGCAAATTGAAGTTACATTTGATATCGATGCAAATGGTATTCTTAGTGTTACCGCTAAAGATAAAGGAAGTGGCAAAGAGCAAAGTATTTCTATTACTGGTGCTTCAACTCTGTCTGATAATGAAGTAGAAAAAATGGTAAAGGATGCTGAATCAAATGCATCTGCAGATAAAGAAAAGAGAGAAAAAATCGATTTAAAAAATCAAGCTGAAACACTTGTGTATCAGACAGAAAAGCAACTTGGTGAGTTAGGTGACAAAATTGATGCTGCAGCAAAGTCTAAAGTTGAAGAAAAAAGTAATGCTTTAAAAGAAGCAATATCAAAAGAAGATTATGAATCAATGAAAAAACTTCTTGAAGAACTTCAGCAAGAGCTTTATGCAGTTGGTTCATCTGTTTATCAGCAACCAGGCAATCAGCCACCGTCACCTGGCGCAGCAGGCGGTCCTGATCAGAGTGATTCAAATGAAAAAGGCGGAGATGATGTAATTGATGCAGACTTTACTGAAACAAAAGATTAG
- a CDS encoding FAD-dependent oxidoreductase, whose translation MKSLKENFQDAHIVIIGSGIIGKFNALELSELGFQITIIDPSQLQNSSNAALGLLMGNMYQKRRGRSWDLRKQSIELWPQWITFLQKYNYELNIEKPLIQLTTNEEKYKKFEKFIYDTNDQDLRILERDSIFINNINKAFQTKNIKGIISFKDGRINALLLLQTLDKYLKHKKVNYLQGEIIKIRKSNNQWISTTSNNENIKSDIVILCNSLKAIDLIDNLSHNIKLKPVLGQAMEIEINDAEVDLLSLPKQFNINGKNIIPKSKNKLIIGSTDEYSTNPGKNTFEKLTNFLDEKPNWLVKGKISKKWYGIRSKPDGEPSPIMKNLEDGLIVCTGFYKNGILLAPVCSKWVANEIKNYLY comes from the coding sequence ATGAAAAGCTTAAAAGAAAATTTTCAAGACGCACATATAGTTATTATTGGATCAGGAATTATTGGAAAATTTAACGCCTTAGAATTATCAGAATTAGGATTCCAGATAACAATAATAGATCCTAGTCAACTACAAAATAGCAGCAATGCAGCTTTAGGCTTGCTAATGGGGAATATGTATCAAAAAAGAAGGGGTAGAAGTTGGGATCTCAGGAAGCAAAGCATTGAATTATGGCCACAATGGATTACATTCTTGCAAAAATATAATTATGAATTAAATATTGAAAAACCATTGATACAACTAACTACTAATGAAGAAAAGTACAAAAAATTTGAAAAATTTATTTATGACACTAATGATCAAGACTTACGAATTTTAGAAAGAGACTCAATATTTATTAATAATATAAATAAAGCCTTCCAAACAAAAAATATAAAAGGAATTATTTCCTTCAAAGATGGAAGAATAAATGCTTTATTATTACTTCAAACATTAGATAAATATCTAAAACATAAAAAAGTAAATTATTTACAAGGAGAAATAATAAAAATAAGAAAATCAAACAATCAATGGATTTCTACAACAAGTAATAATGAAAACATCAAATCTGACATCGTTATTTTGTGTAATTCACTAAAAGCGATTGATTTAATAGATAACCTCTCTCACAACATCAAATTAAAACCTGTTTTAGGTCAAGCTATGGAAATTGAGATAAATGATGCAGAAGTTGATTTATTATCGCTGCCAAAACAATTCAATATAAATGGAAAAAATATAATTCCAAAATCAAAAAATAAGCTAATTATTGGATCAACTGACGAATATAGTACTAATCCAGGAAAAAATACATTCGAAAAACTCACAAATTTTCTCGATGAAAAACCAAATTGGCTGGTTAAAGGAAAAATTTCAAAAAAATGGTACGGAATAAGGTCAAAGCCAGATGGTGAACCTTCTCCAATAATGAAAAATCTTGAAGATGGACTAATTGTATGTACAGGTTTTTACAAAAATGGGATTTTACTAGCTCCGGTTTGTTCTAAATGGGTTGCTAATGAAATTAAAAATTACCTTTACTAA
- a CDS encoding shikimate dehydrogenase, which yields MISSKTSFIALIGNPISHSLSPIMQNAAFQYLGLDLIYIAIPCKNEDLELVLNTFKKINCKGLNITIPHKEKVFNLCSEISPIANKLKAINTLKLNSEKEWSATNTDVEGFIYPLKNLNLAKKKSIIIGSGGAARSVIQGLIDLNLSTISVISRNRSSLNELIKNFDNQNQLQGLLNTDDQAQILIREADLIVNTTPVGMKTTRSENNELPYGEAFWRSLNSKTIVYDLIYNPALTPLLKFSAKKGCMTINGLEMLVAQGMKSITFWTDGLEVPFHVMNDALKKYL from the coding sequence ATGATTTCAAGTAAGACATCTTTCATAGCATTAATTGGTAATCCAATCAGCCATTCTTTATCGCCAATTATGCAAAATGCTGCCTTTCAATATTTAGGCTTAGATTTAATCTATATTGCCATACCCTGTAAAAATGAAGATTTAGAATTAGTTCTAAATACTTTTAAAAAGATTAATTGCAAAGGTTTAAACATTACAATTCCACACAAAGAAAAAGTATTTAACCTTTGTAGTGAAATCTCACCTATTGCTAACAAACTTAAAGCAATAAATACCCTGAAATTAAATTCTGAAAAAGAATGGAGCGCAACTAATACTGATGTAGAGGGATTTATTTATCCATTAAAAAATTTAAACTTAGCTAAGAAAAAATCAATAATTATTGGCTCAGGGGGTGCAGCAAGATCCGTTATTCAAGGTTTAATAGATTTAAATCTTTCAACAATTTCAGTAATATCGCGTAATAGATCATCACTAAATGAATTAATAAAAAACTTTGATAATCAAAATCAACTGCAGGGTTTATTAAATACTGATGATCAAGCCCAAATTTTAATTCGGGAAGCAGATTTGATTGTAAATACAACACCTGTAGGGATGAAAACAACTAGATCTGAAAATAATGAATTGCCATATGGCGAAGCTTTTTGGAGATCTCTTAACTCAAAAACAATTGTCTATGATTTAATCTACAATCCTGCCCTAACTCCTTTATTAAAATTTAGCGCCAAAAAAGGATGCATGACTATAAATGGTTTGGAAATGCTTGTTGCTCAAGGAATGAAATCAATAACATTTTGGACAGATGGTTTAGAAGTACCTTTTCATGTAATGAATGACGCACTAAAAAAATATCTTTAA
- the rpsF gene encoding 30S ribosomal protein S6 yields MIDQQSYYETMYILRPDIAEDEVTNHIDKYNKLLEEFGGTILDSQMRGKRRLAYQIAKHREGIYVQLSHQGDGQHIFKIEKAMRLSEDVIRYMTVKQEGPLPTPRPSNKSTSQSENKDNPNDKDESKEKQPVASADSSTSEKDDTKTKENTES; encoded by the coding sequence ATGATCGATCAACAATCTTATTACGAAACCATGTATATCCTCCGCCCAGACATTGCGGAAGATGAAGTAACTAATCACATTGATAAATATAATAAGCTCTTAGAAGAATTTGGCGGTACCATTCTTGATAGCCAAATGAGAGGCAAGAGAAGATTAGCCTATCAAATAGCAAAACATAGAGAAGGAATTTACGTGCAATTAAGTCATCAAGGTGATGGGCAACATATTTTCAAAATTGAAAAGGCAATGAGACTAAGTGAAGATGTTATTAGATACATGACCGTTAAACAAGAAGGTCCTTTACCGACCCCAAGACCTTCGAATAAGAGTACATCTCAATCAGAGAATAAAGATAATCCAAATGACAAAGATGAATCTAAAGAAAAACAACCAGTAGCAAGTGCAGATAGTTCAACTTCGGAAAAAGATGATACTAAAACTAAAGAAAATACAGAATCTTAA